The sequence TAAATCCCAGGGATAGGAGCTGTAAAGGAGCATTCTCTCGTCGTGATTAAACTCTAGTAAAAGGAGATCCGACCCCTTTAACCTCTCTCTGACCAATGAAGTTACAGACCCGATATCGGTTACTATACCCAACTTTTTATGGTCTGTCTCGACGGTGAATCCCACCGGGTCTAGGGCGTCGTGCGGGACCGGGAATGAAGAGATTAAAAGGTCATTCAAAGAGAAGGGGGAACCGGCCTCGAATTCCCTTAGGTCTTTGACTTTATCCTTCCAGATAGACACTGTGGCCGAGGCTACATAAACTGGCTTCTCGATGAAGGGAAGCGCCACAGCGTGGTCGGTATGCTCGTGTGTGATAATTACTGCATCGATATCGGACATCTTTAGGTCTAGGGTGTCGAGCCTCGCTATAATCTGTTTGAGGCTTATACCGGCGTCCACAAGAATACTGGTCTTCTCCGTGGCAACCAGAAGACAGTTCCCCGAGCTACCGCTGGCGAGAGTGCATATTATCATCAGTCCTGGCGAGGCCTTTACGGATAGTAGTATGAGTGGACTGAACTCTACTTGTCAACCCTGTCCATTGCGCTGTCCATGGCGCACTTTAGTTAATTTAAAATTCGTATAAAATTATGGCTAATAATAAAAAGGAGGATAAATATGATACGCTCGGAGTTAAAGGCGGGTTTAGTACCTGTTTTAATATTGTTTTTTTTCATATTTAACGCCTGTGCACCAACTAATACAATCATCTATAAACAGCCGGAAGGCGCCGTTACCGGGTATGATACCATCGAGATTCCCAACTTCGATAAGACCGATAAGGAGTGGGTTCCTTATGATTCTTATACGGAGATTCCGGATATGCTGGCGGAAAGGCTGAGGAGCACGAACCAATTCAGAGAAATCATCCGCTCGGAATCCGACGACACATCCTCGAACCGGGTTCTTCTGGTGAGAGGCACTGTGACCGGGTTCAAACGGGGCTGCAAGTTCTGTGAGTGGTTTTCACTCGGGATTAACGATAAGGGAAAGGGCTCTGTGTCGGTGTGGGTAAAGTTAATTGATAAAGCTACCGGCAATACCATAACCGATGCCGGCATAGAGGGAAGGGCTACAAAGCCGGGATATGGAAAAAGCAGATATGTCCGGGTCGTGGATGAGATAGTGAACCTTATAGAGAATGCGAACGGAAAAAAATCATAAGAAATTAGGTTAAAAATAAAATTACCCTATCGCCTTTGCCATACCGGTTTGTAGTCGTTATCTATTAGGCCCAGTAACAGGATGAAGGAAAATGGCTAATCGAAGATTTCAGAACGGGAACGGAATTAGAAGGACAGATGGATGTGGCTCAAACAATCGGGACCGAGCTAAAACCTAATACTTAACATTACTTCGAGCAAAGGGTAGGGAAAGGGGAGAGGTAGCTATGAAACTTAAAATTATTTTATCGGTCTTTACGGCAGCTCTTGGCTTTTGCATAACATACCCTTTTTACAACGTTATAACTGCGTCGGCGGTGGGGGTGGCTTTCGGGGCTGTGGCCGTGGTGGTTTTATGGGGGCTCGAACCACGGTTCGGTACTCTTCCCACGAAATCAATAATCGGAGGGGCGATAGGGGCAGGTGTGGCCTCTCTCTCATTCCTGGCGTTCAAGGAGATGATAGAGGTTTTCGATATTCCGAGCTATGCAATACCCTATATAAATTTGATAGTGTTCATAGCCCTTTTTTATCTGGGAATAACGTTGGGGATAAAAAACGGTTTTGAAGTGGATCAATCAGCCAGAAAACCCACCCCAAGGAGTGAGTACGCCAATCCTAAGATACTCGACACCAGTGTGATCATAGATGGGAGGATAGCAGACGTCGCCGAGGCCGGGTTTATCGAGGGGGTGATGATAGTACCCAAGTTCATAATCAAGGAACTCCAGTACATCGCCGATTCCCCAGAACCGATAAAACGGGTGAGGGGAAGAAGAGGGCTCGACGTGCTCAAGCGTATGCAGCAGGACATACCTAATGTCGTAGTTAAAGTCACCAGCCATGATTTTTCTCACATAAGGGAGGCGGACCTGAAGCTGGTCGAGCTGGCGAAAAGGCTCAAGGGAATCATCATAACCAACGACTTCAACTTGAACAAGGTTGCCGGCCTTCATGGTGTAAAAGTTATGAATCTCAACCAGCTCTCCAGTGCGCTTAAACCGGTTGTGCTTCCCGGCGAGACTATGAATATACGGGTGGTGAAAGAGGGCAAGGAAGAGAATCAGGGCATCGGTTACCTCGAAGACGGCACTATGGTGGTGGTAGATGATGCCAAAAAATATCTGGGGAGGGATATCGAGGTATCCGTAACCAGCGTGCTTCAGACCCCTACGGGCAGGATGATATTCTCGCGGGTTAAAGAAGAAGGGGTCATTTCTGATATAGCTGGATAGACGGCATTAATACCTCCTGAGTGACACTGATGGACTTGAGCCCAGTGCCCTCTCCGGCAGAAAGACAATTTATGGCGTGTTTAAAAACAACGGCAATAATAGTAGCCGCCGGCAAGGGAAAAAGATTTGGAGTAGGGGTAAAGAAGCAGTTTCAACTGCTCTCCGGAAAGCCGGTCATCGCTCATTCGATAGGGTGTTTTGAAAAATCCGACTCAGTAGGGGAAATAGTGCTCGTGGCACCCGAAGATTCCATCGATTACTGTCGAAAAGAGATAGTGGAAAAATTTGGGTTTAAAAAGGTTACCAAGGTCGTTCCGGGCGGAGAGGAAAGACAGGATTCGGTGGAGAAGGGATTTAACTCTGTTTCTGAGGATGTTGACCTGGTATTAATTCACGACGGCGTCCGTCCTTTTGTCACCCTTCAATTGATAGATGCGGTAATCAAAGAGGCAGCAAGGTCGGGTGCGGCAATAATCGCTATGCCGGCTAAGGATACCGTGAAAAAGACTTCAGCAGACGGCTTTATCGAGAGTACTATCCCCAGAGAATTCATCTGGCTTGCACAAACCCCTCAAGCCTTCCGGTATGACGTTTTGAAGAAAGCCTACGGGAGAATAAAAGGTAGAGCCTCTAAATTTACAGATGAATCTTCATTGGTCGAGGAGGTCGGCGTACGGGTTAAACTAGTCAAGGGCTCTTTACTTAACATAAAAATCACCACCGAAGAGGACCTGTTATTGGGAGAATTGATTTTGAAAGAAGGAATCTACAAAAACGAAGTCGAATAGAATTTAGTGAAATTACATAACCGGCAATAGTTGTCATTGCCAGGGCCCTTCGTGAGACTCAGAGAAGGGTCCGCGATAAAGCAATCCGACGCGGAGTCATTTCGAGTGAAACGAGAAATCTAGATGTCTCACGTGCGTTCGACATGACAAATGAGCGAAAAAAGTGGTTGCTTCGCAGAGTTTACACTGAGCACATTTGGTCTTCTCGCTGCTGGCTCTGTGAATTGCCTGCAATGACGGATGAGAGGCCTGGTCAAGGGGGGATAATGTACCGAGTAGGTATCGGGTTTGATGCTCATAGATTCTCAAAAGGACGAAAGCTCATTTTAGGAGGAATGGAGATTACGTATGAGCTAGGACTGGAAGGGCATTCGGATGCCGACGTGCTGACACATGCAATTTGCGATGCTGTGCTGGGAGCAATCGGAGAAGGAGACATCGGCACTCATTTTCCGGATAGCGACCCCAGATATCAAGGAATATCGAGTCTAGTTCTTCTTAAGGAAACCCTAGCTTTATCAGGTTCTAAAGGTCTTAAGATTGAAAATATAGACAGCGTTTTGGTGTGTGAGAAGCCCAGGCTTTCACCCTACATTCCTCAAATTAAGAAGAAACTCTCCTCGGTGATTGAATTTCCAGAGGAATGTCTGGGAATTAAAGCGACCACGACGGACGGTATGGGATTTACGGGTAGAGGGGAAGGCATAGCCGCTTATGCCGTGGTTTTAGTCAGGCGGGAGGAACCCTAGTCTGTTGGGCATAGCTGTAAGCAAGTTGTTGCAATCAGCCTAGGGCTATGGGTTTTAGGTTTAGCTTTTTCTCTTGGCTTCGAACTCGAATCAGTGAAGACATGGATTTGCTTTTCTCAAAGTATAAAATTCTTCCTCCTCTCCTTGGATTTATCCTGGGAATACTGCTCGAAGAATGGGTCGGAGACGGGTGGCTACTTATCTCTATTCTTTCACCCGTCTTTGGGGCTATATCTATTTTTAGGCCACAGCTTATTTTCTTAGTTTTTATCCCGCTGGGCATTTTATTCTCTGCGAAAACAGTACTTCCGGAAAATCATGTATCTCACTTTACCGAAGAGCGTATCGATGTCGAGGGTGTGGTGTTCAGGTCTCCAGAAAGCAGAGAGAGGGGGTCGAGGTTCTTTATCGATGTCAAAAGTGTTTTTATCAAGGGAGAAGAGAAGGAGGTATCCGGGAGGGTAATAATAACTTCGGAAGAAAGAATGGTGGGGGTAGGCTACGGGGATAGGATAAGGGTGATCGGTACCAAGCTTCGTCCCATCAAGAACTTTAAAAACCCGGGAGGTTTTGACGTCAAGGGCTACTATGAAAGGCAGGGCATTTATGCTACCGGGTTCGTCCCCGGAGATGAGCAGGTTATATCATTCGGGAGGGATAACTCTTCTAATTTCTTCCTACACTACCTCGATAAACTCCGGGGCCGATTCGGACAGTTTGTGAGAGATAAAACCGCCTTTCCAGAAAGCGAGATTATAAATGCGGTGGTAATTGGGGACCAAGGGGTGTTGCCTCCCCATTTGAGAAACCTCTTTTCCGAGGCAGGGATCGCTCATCTTTTGTCCATATCCGGGTTACATGTAGGGGCGGTAGCCCTTGTTTTCTATGTACTGACCAAGTGGGTTCTAAAGCGCTCTCGTTATCTTCTTCTAAGGTTCCAGGTTCCGAGGCTCGCCGCTGCGTTCACAATCATACCCATCTTTCTCTATACAGCTATAGCCGGGTTTGACCACCCGGTGGTGAGGGCATTCATAATGGCGTCGGTGTACTTGGTCTCGGTAGTTGCGGGCCGGGATGAGAATAAGTTCAATACCCTTGGCGTTGCCGCCTTTATCATACTCCTCTGGCACCCAGGGGCGCTATTCGAGCTATCATTCCAACTATCCTTTGGTTCAGTACTAGGGATACTCCTTATGCACAGGTTTTACCCATTCAAGTTGAACACCTTTAAAAATAAATTTTTAACAAGCATGAAGACGACTGCTGCAGCTTCCTTCGTCACCCTTCCCTTGATCATAAACTCGTTTGGAGTCCTTCCGCTCGTGTCTATACCGGCAAATCTCATCTTCGTACCGGTTGTGGAGTTTTTGGTCGTCCCGGTCGGGCTTCTTTCTTTTTTGGCCTTTCTTTTATCTGGAGCACTGGCCGAGGCGCTTCTGTTCGTGGATGTCATGCTGATTAAGTCGATCCTCTGGGGAACGGAACGGCTCTTAAGCATCCCCCTTTCCTCTTTGACCATCCCGTATGTTAAGATGTCGAGCTGGTTTTTCTACGCACTGGTATTAATACCCCTTCTTCTTTGGAAGATTCACCCGAGGCTCAGGTTTATCTTGCCCCTTTGCATCGTCGGTTTTATTGCTACTGCCGGCTACGGGTTTCTGAATAAACCAAACAGGGGGCTTCTGGAGGTTAATTTCCTCGACGCCGGGGAAAGAAATATAGTGTTTGCTAGGCTCCCCCAGGAAAGGACGATCCTAATTGACGGTGGATTTTCCTATTACGAACGAGGGGGATACATCGAAAGAAGCGTCGTTATCCCTTTTGTCCTGGAGTCGGGAAGTACCAGGATTGACTACCTGATCCTGACCTCACTGGATAAGGAGCATCTGGAGGGCGCTAAGAGCCTACTTCAGAAGTTGAAGATAGAGAGGATATGGACTAACGGGTCAAGACTTGACGGTAAGCTATGGGAAATAATAAGGGAAAAGAGGGTAAGTTGGAAAAACATGCTCGATGACGTAGAAACATTCGAGATAGAGGGGGTACGCTTAGACTTCATAAAGCCGCGAGGGAAATTCGAGATTAAGGACTCGTCAAGACCCTATCCGCTCCTTTTAAAGTTGACTTTTGGCCGGGTAAGTTTTATTTTTGGGGAAGGCATAGCCGAAGATGCTGTCCAAACCGAACTTTTAGAAATTTACAGGGAAAGGATAGCAAGTAGCGTTATTTACTTGCCGGGAATATACGGGATCAGGGCCGTGGATTTCATCTATTCTGTTTCTCCTAAGTTTATGGTGACGAGCCGTTATCCAAGCTTCTTAACCCGGTTTCGAGGTGCTAAAAACCAGGGGATGCGGGTGATGCCGACCGATATATACGGCAATGTAACGGTCCTTACGGATGGAAGCGGCATTAGAGTCAAGACATTCATGTGATTAAGGAATAAGCCCTCAAATATAGACATGAAAAAGTACCTCATTTTCATAGCGGTCGTAGCGGTAATTTTAACCTACCTTTTTTATCCCTCTGGCGATGATACCCGAGAGGTAGCGGCCCTCCTCGACCAAGCCCTGGAGTCCGGAAAGAAAAAGGACCTGGACGGGGTAATGATGCATTTCTCCCTGAACTATAGAGATGAATACGGGGCTAGTTACCCAGTAGTGAAAAACATCGTTAAAACCTACTTTGATAAGTTCGACAGCTTTGACGGCAAATATTCTCGGCTGAAGGCTTCGATTAACGAAACCGAAGGGGGAGAAAAGCAGGGGGTAGCAAACCTGGATATCCAAGTTTGGGGTATGAAGTCGGGTATCCCGACGCCGATACTGGGGGACTTGGACTCTAGTTCTAATATTACTGTTACTTTAAAAAAATCCAGGCTGTCCGGCTGGAAGATTGTAAAGGTGGAAGGTTTAGAAGAAGCGGGCGGTGAATTTTGAATTTCACAAAAGGCTCAGTCTTCCTCGTCCAGCCTTCCGTGGATAAAATCGCTCAGTTCCTTGATATTGGTGTTTTTGGCTTCCTCTACAGTTCCTACGAATACGATTTTCCCCCGGTAAAGGAAGGCGATTCTATCTGAGACCGGAAAAGCGCTATTCACCACGTCGTGGGTGATAACCACACCGGTTATTCCAAACCTCCCCTGCATATTCCTTATCAAATGATTGATCCTGCTTATGTTTGGCGGGTCTAGCCCGGTAGTAGGCTCGTCATAGAGCAAAATCTTTGGTTCCATAGCCATTGCCCTAGCCAGTCCTACCCGCTTTTTCATGCCGCCGCTCAGGTCGGAGGGGTATTTGTCCTCGATTCCGGGGAGTCCTACAAGCTCCAGGTTCTTTGCTACGATATCCCTTATCTCCTCTTCGGTGTGTTTGAAGTGCTCCCGGATAGGATAGGCGATATTCTCGGCGACGGTGAGTGAGTCAAAAAGGGCCGCCCCCTGGAAAAGCATCCCTATTTTTTTTCTCACGTGGATAAGCTCCTCTTCACTCATCGGGACAATGTTTTCACCTTCTATGATAACCTCTCCCCTATCCACCTTTATGAGTCCGGTGATCTCTTTGAGAAGGACGCTTTTTCCCGAACCACTGCCACCGAGTATGGTTATATTCTCACCCCTCTTAATGGACAGGCTAACGCCGGTGTGTACCTTTTTTGAGTTAAAGGATTTGTGTACATCCTTGAGTTCTATTATGTAGTCTTCCTTCATTTAATATTTTGAATAAGCTAACTGGCTGTTAGTTATTATTATTTTGACACTACTGTATTAAAAAGTTATAATATTTTTTGGTTACTGGCTATTTGCCTACTTACTTGTCTTATACATTATACTTAAACTCTCTTGATTCTCTAAGAGTTATGGCTGAATACAAAGGCATATCGAGCTTGGGCGACAGGAGACGGGAGTTTTTAAAACTGGGTATTTACACGGTAACTACTTTTTGGGTCTTAGGAGTCGATACCAACTCTCTGGGCAACGAAAATTTAGAAGGAGGTGCAAAAATGGCTTACGAATTGCCAAAACTACCTTATGCTTATGATGCTTTAGAACCGCACATTGATGCACGCACTATGGAAATTCACTACACAAAACACCATCAAACATATGTAAATAACCTTAATGCCGCGGTGGAGAAGTATCCCGACCTGCAGAAGAAAAGTGTGGAGGACCTGATAAAAAACCTAAACGCAGTGCCGGAGGGTATCCGTACCGCGGTGCGAAACAATGGCGGTGGCCATCTTAATCACAGCATGTTTTGGCCCATGATGAGCCCGAATGGAGGAGGCGAGCCTTCCGGAGAGCTAGGCAAGGCTATTAATTCTGCTTTTAGCAGTTTCGCAAGTTTCAAAGACCAGTTTTCTAAAGCTGCAGCCGGTCACTTTGGGAGCGGATGGGCTTGGCTGTGTGTGGATAAAGAAGGGAAGTTGATTATTACCTCTACTCCCAATCAGGATAACCCGGTTTCCGATGGACTCAGCCCTATTCTGGGTATAGATGTTTGGGAGCACGCCTATTATCTTAAATACCAGAACCGCCGCCCGGAGTATATAGCCGCCTGGTGGAATGTTGTAAATTGGGAACAGGTAGCAAAAAACTATTCCTCAGCCAAGAAGTAGTACTTACGAGTCTCGCCTATAGCAGTGGCAACCGGTAGGGGGGTTAATTGGCTCGTAAAAAGGAGTTGGGGTTGCTCGATACTTGACTATACGGAGTACCGCTGTTTTTTTCCACTTTTCCATTATCGCCCGGTCGGATTATGATAATTTGCTCTAATTATCTGAAAGCTAGACCAATTACGGCGTTTTACTTGAAACCTATAAACGGAATGATTATTTTAACACGGAGAAGGGTTTAGAGACAGTAAGGGGCGGGTAGATTTCTTAATATTCAATTATGGATACACTGATAACCTGAATCTTAGATGGATTGAAATCTATCTAACAATCAGAATTTACATTATCAGTAAAGGGAAAGGGTATGGAAGTAAAGTACATGGAATTTGATGAAGAAATGCTGGAGGAGGGGTCTTACTTCCCACTTGATGTAGAGGACAACCCGGTAGTTGATGAGGAGAGGGGCGGGCTTGTTGAAGAGCAGGCACATCGAGTTGAGGGGGAGGACGAACAATACGTTCCTGATGAGAGTTTCCGGTTGCTCAACGCCTATTTCAAGGACATGGCGGTAGAGCCCTTATTTAACTCAAAAAAAGAAATAGAGATCTCTGCAAAGATAAAGAAGTGTGAGGCCAAGGCCAGGGAAATAAGTTCTCTTCTGGAAAAATTATCAGAAATGGATACCGGCAAGCGCGGGGGAAGGCCCGGTCGGAACGGTAGGGGGAAATACCCGCTAAAGCGAGTAGAAAGGCTAAATGCCTTGATGAGGGCTTACACAGACAGGGCGAAGGAGTTAAAAGACCGATTTGTGAAGGCCAATTTGAGATTGGTCGTCAGCATAGCCAATAGATATAGAGGGCAAGCCCTGCCATTATCTGACCTGATCCAGGAAGGGAATTCCGGGTTGATGAAGGCGGTGGATAGATTCGACCATACTAAAGGATTTAAGTTTTCGACCTATGCTTCGTGGTGGATACACCAGGCGGTGCTTAGGGCGCTTCAGGAGCAGACCAGGACGATCAAAGTACCGGTGTATTTGCTGGAGCAGTCAAATAAGGTCTTCCGGGTGGCCTCGGTGCTCAGCAAAAAATTGGGGAGAAAGCCTACGCCCGAAGAAATTGCTAGGAGGTGTGGGATCTCCCCAGAAATTGTTAACAGGATTCTTAAAGCGCAGAATGACACTACCAGTCTAGACTCTCCCATACTGGAAGGGGAGAAAGCGACTCTCCTGGATTTCGTAGTGGACGAGGATTCAGTGTCTCCTGATTCTTTAATGGCCAAGGCGGCACTGGGAGGGAGGATTAGGGAGGCTTTATCACTATTGACGCCCAGGGAGAGAGAGATAATCAAGTTAAGGTTTGGGATTGACCAGGAGGGTACAAACACCCTGGACGAGATTGGCAAAAGGTTTAATCTTACGCGTGAGCGGATAAGACAGATCGAGAAAGGCGCTCTAAAGAAGATGGCCACTTCGGGTATGGAAGATATATTGAAGAGTTTCCTTAGTGATTCCTGAATACTATAGCCCGGCAAACCTGAGCATAGTTCCAGAAGGATCAAAGCCTTTTAATTCGTGATGTAGTCTTCTCTCCCGATCACCCCGCGTATCTTTTTGCCCAATTCCTCGATGCTATACGGCTTGTTGACGACTCCCATAAACCCGTATTTCTGGAAATCTGATATTACCGGGTCGTTTGAATATCCGCTCGAGACTATCGCTTTTATTCCCGGGTCTAGGTCCAAAAGCCTATTTATAGTCTCCCTGCCCCCCATTCCGCCGGGTACTGTAAGGTCCAATATGACCAAATCGAAAGGCTCGTTCATCTCCTTGGCTTTACGATATAGCTCTACAGCTTCACCGCCCTCTTTTGCCAACTCTACTTCATATCCGATATGGCTTATTATTTCTGCAGCTACCTTTCTTATTATCTCGTCGTCGTCCATCACTAGTATTTTTGCCTTGTTACCGTATGGTGCTTTTTCGGTCGAGCCTTCCGGTATTATCTCCTCTTCTAGCGGTATGGCCTCCTCGGTTGCCGGCAGATAGACGTAAACCTTTGTTCCTGCCCCCAGTTTGGACTCCACGCCGATGTACCCGTCGTGGTTCCGGACTATGGAGTATGCCGTGGCCAAGCCCAGCCCGCTTCCCTTATGCTTTGTGGTGAAATATGGGTCGAAGACCCGGGAGAGATTCTCTTCTGATATCCCTACTCCCTCATCTTCTATGGTTATCTTCACATATCTGCCTTCCCTTACCGGGAGTTCACTCCCCGATACCATGGTAAAATTCTCCGCAGTTACCTTTATTATCCCTCCGTCATCCATAGCCTGCTGGGCGTTTATCACCAGGTTGTATATGACCTGGCTTATCTGCCTTTCGTCTATTTCTGCCGACCATAGGTCTTCAGGCAGATAGAATTCAGTCTTCACGTTGGAGCCCCTGAGTGCAAAGCTGGTCGAGACTTTCAGAAGTTCCTTCACGGATGTTACTTTTCTAGTAGAAGTCCCACCCGTTGAAAAGGTGATGAGCTGTTTGGTCAAGTGCGCGGCCTTGAAGCACGATCTTTCTGCTTCAGTTAGTCTTTTATAGATCTTATCGCTGGGATTGACATACATCTTGGCAAGGGAGACGTTTCCCAGAATACCGGTCAGGATGTTATTGAAATCGTGCGCTATACCCTCGGCAAGCGTGCTCAAGGATTCTATCTTCTGGTTTTTAAGTAGTTCTTCATCTATTTTCTTCCGTTCGGTTATGTCCCGAAATACCAGTACCACGCCGATAATTTTCCCTTCTTTATCTCGAATGGGAGAGCTGCTGGCGGAGACGAATTTCTCTTCCTTATTCCGGGTTATAAGTACCGTATCCTTATTGAGCCCCCCAGTCCAGCCTGTTTTTATCGTCTTGTCTACCGGATTCTCAGAGAGCTTGCGCGTCCTCTTATTTATTATCAAAAAAATCCCTTCTAC comes from Thermodesulfobacteriota bacterium and encodes:
- a CDS encoding ABC transporter ATP-binding protein → MKEDYIIELKDVHKSFNSKKVHTGVSLSIKRGENITILGGSGSGKSVLLKEITGLIKVDRGEVIIEGENIVPMSEEELIHVRKKIGMLFQGAALFDSLTVAENIAYPIREHFKHTEEEIRDIVAKNLELVGLPGIEDKYPSDLSGGMKKRVGLARAMAMEPKILLYDEPTTGLDPPNISRINHLIRNMQGRFGITGVVITHDVVNSAFPVSDRIAFLYRGKIVFVGTVEEAKNTNIKELSDFIHGRLDEED
- a CDS encoding DNA internalization-related competence protein ComEC/Rec2, coding for MDLLFSKYKILPPLLGFILGILLEEWVGDGWLLISILSPVFGAISIFRPQLIFLVFIPLGILFSAKTVLPENHVSHFTEERIDVEGVVFRSPESRERGSRFFIDVKSVFIKGEEKEVSGRVIITSEERMVGVGYGDRIRVIGTKLRPIKNFKNPGGFDVKGYYERQGIYATGFVPGDEQVISFGRDNSSNFFLHYLDKLRGRFGQFVRDKTAFPESEIINAVVIGDQGVLPPHLRNLFSEAGIAHLLSISGLHVGAVALVFYVLTKWVLKRSRYLLLRFQVPRLAAAFTIIPIFLYTAIAGFDHPVVRAFIMASVYLVSVVAGRDENKFNTLGVAAFIILLWHPGALFELSFQLSFGSVLGILLMHRFYPFKLNTFKNKFLTSMKTTAAASFVTLPLIINSFGVLPLVSIPANLIFVPVVEFLVVPVGLLSFLAFLLSGALAEALLFVDVMLIKSILWGTERLLSIPLSSLTIPYVKMSSWFFYALVLIPLLLWKIHPRLRFILPLCIVGFIATAGYGFLNKPNRGLLEVNFLDAGERNIVFARLPQERTILIDGGFSYYERGGYIERSVVIPFVLESGSTRIDYLILTSLDKEHLEGAKSLLQKLKIERIWTNGSRLDGKLWEIIREKRVSWKNMLDDVETFEIEGVRLDFIKPRGKFEIKDSSRPYPLLLKLTFGRVSFIFGEGIAEDAVQTELLEIYRERIASSVIYLPGIYGIRAVDFIYSVSPKFMVTSRYPSFLTRFRGAKNQGMRVMPTDIYGNVTVLTDGSGIRVKTFM
- a CDS encoding superoxide dismutase, which produces MAYELPKLPYAYDALEPHIDARTMEIHYTKHHQTYVNNLNAAVEKYPDLQKKSVEDLIKNLNAVPEGIRTAVRNNGGGHLNHSMFWPMMSPNGGGEPSGELGKAINSAFSSFASFKDQFSKAAAGHFGSGWAWLCVDKEGKLIITSTPNQDNPVSDGLSPILGIDVWEHAYYLKYQNRRPEYIAAWWNVVNWEQVAKNYSSAKK
- a CDS encoding PIN domain-containing protein, with amino-acid sequence MKLKIILSVFTAALGFCITYPFYNVITASAVGVAFGAVAVVVLWGLEPRFGTLPTKSIIGGAIGAGVASLSFLAFKEMIEVFDIPSYAIPYINLIVFIALFYLGITLGIKNGFEVDQSARKPTPRSEYANPKILDTSVIIDGRIADVAEAGFIEGVMIVPKFIIKELQYIADSPEPIKRVRGRRGLDVLKRMQQDIPNVVVKVTSHDFSHIREADLKLVELAKRLKGIIITNDFNLNKVAGLHGVKVMNLNQLSSALKPVVLPGETMNIRVVKEGKEENQGIGYLEDGTMVVVDDAKKYLGRDIEVSVTSVLQTPTGRMIFSRVKEEGVISDIAG
- the ispD gene encoding 2-C-methyl-D-erythritol 4-phosphate cytidylyltransferase; translated protein: MACLKTTAIIVAAGKGKRFGVGVKKQFQLLSGKPVIAHSIGCFEKSDSVGEIVLVAPEDSIDYCRKEIVEKFGFKKVTKVVPGGEERQDSVEKGFNSVSEDVDLVLIHDGVRPFVTLQLIDAVIKEAARSGAAIIAMPAKDTVKKTSADGFIESTIPREFIWLAQTPQAFRYDVLKKAYGRIKGRASKFTDESSLVEEVGVRVKLVKGSLLNIKITTEEDLLLGELILKEGIYKNEVE
- the ispF gene encoding 2-C-methyl-D-erythritol 2,4-cyclodiphosphate synthase → MYRVGIGFDAHRFSKGRKLILGGMEITYELGLEGHSDADVLTHAICDAVLGAIGEGDIGTHFPDSDPRYQGISSLVLLKETLALSGSKGLKIENIDSVLVCEKPRLSPYIPQIKKKLSSVIEFPEECLGIKATTTDGMGFTGRGEGIAAYAVVLVRREEP
- a CDS encoding MBL fold metallo-hydrolase, which produces MIICTLASGSSGNCLLVATEKTSILVDAGISLKQIIARLDTLDLKMSDIDAVIITHEHTDHAVALPFIEKPVYVASATVSIWKDKVKDLREFEAGSPFSLNDLLISSFPVPHDALDPVGFTVETDHKKLGIVTDIGSVTSLVRERLKGSDLLLLEFNHDERMLLYSSYPWDLKQRIKSRLGHLSNTEAAGLLKNLIHDGLSHVILAHLSEVNNRPNIALQAASSTLSGNGAVDVMLSVAPRKTRGEVIRI
- a CDS encoding RNA polymerase sigma factor RpoD/SigA yields the protein MEVKYMEFDEEMLEEGSYFPLDVEDNPVVDEERGGLVEEQAHRVEGEDEQYVPDESFRLLNAYFKDMAVEPLFNSKKEIEISAKIKKCEAKAREISSLLEKLSEMDTGKRGGRPGRNGRGKYPLKRVERLNALMRAYTDRAKELKDRFVKANLRLVVSIANRYRGQALPLSDLIQEGNSGLMKAVDRFDHTKGFKFSTYASWWIHQAVLRALQEQTRTIKVPVYLLEQSNKVFRVASVLSKKLGRKPTPEEIARRCGISPEIVNRILKAQNDTTSLDSPILEGEKATLLDFVVDEDSVSPDSLMAKAALGGRIREALSLLTPREREIIKLRFGIDQEGTNTLDEIGKRFNLTRERIRQIEKGALKKMATSGMEDILKSFLSDS